A window of Adhaeribacter arboris genomic DNA:
TATGGTCAATGCCGTCTTCGTCATATAGTTCGCTGGTTTGAACAAACCCAAATCTTTCGTAAAAAGCTTTCGCGTACAACTGCGCGCCAATTTTTATCGGGCCAACTCCAAATAGAATAAAACAAGCTTCAATTGCAGTGGCAACTAATTCTTTTCCTAAGCCAGTACCGCGGGCAGCCGGACTCGTTACAATCCGGCCAATAGACATCTGGTCGTAGTAGGAACCGGGGGCCAGCAAACGGGCGCAAGCGGCTAATTGGTTACTTTGGTAAATCATCAGGTGATGACAAGTCTGATCTTTATTATCCATATCCAAGAATACACAATTTTGCTCCACTACAAATACTTCGCTTCTTAATCGTAGTATATTATATAGTTCAAATGGTGTTAAGTCGGGAAAAGATTTACAAACTTTAGTAAGCAGCATGTATTTGTTAACTTTAAATTCAGGAGGTAAATTAGAATAAATTTAACTGCTGGGCAGATGAAAACCGCTAATTAATTATTCTCTCGTAGTGGAGCTTCTGCTGTCGCGGGTATTTTTCTGTACCGCAATAGCGGCAAATAAACTTAGAATAAACGACATACCGTAGAAACCTTTTTCACTTAAGGTTAAAGAAGCATTCCATAAGCCAACTACTAATAATAGAAGCGCTAGCAACGTAGAAAACCAACTGAGGCCGTAATAAATACCCGTAACCGGAATACCTTCCAGCTGATCTCGTACGATTTTTTTGTAAAGAAATAGCTGCGAACAAGCCGTACATTAAGACCACAAAATAATATCCTTTTTCATTTGATAACATCGAAGCGTTCCATAGGCCAATGGTGTAGACACTAATTCCGATACATAAGGCTCCCCAGGAAGCGGCAATAAAAGCGTTGGTAGGTTTCTGATTCATTTTTGGTTGTTTTTAATTGTTTAGTTTTTAATTGCTTAGTTTTTAATAGCATAAGATTAGTTATTTGATTTGTACTGTTCTTAATTATGAACCAAAGATACAGCATGAAAATATAGTAG
This region includes:
- a CDS encoding GNAT family N-acetyltransferase is translated as MLLTKVCKSFPDLTPFELYNILRLRSEVFVVEQNCVFLDMDNKDQTCHHLMIYQSNQLAACARLLAPGSYYDQMSIGRIVTSPAARGTGLGKELVATAIEACFILFGVGPIKIGAQLYAKAFYERFGFVQTSELYDEDGIDHIHMTKAENQNS